A single region of the Brassica rapa cultivar Chiifu-401-42 chromosome A03, CAAS_Brap_v3.01, whole genome shotgun sequence genome encodes:
- the LOC103858023 gene encoding 14-3-3-like protein GF14 mu isoform X2 — translation MESAKERDTFVYLAKISEQAERYEEMVESMKNLAKLNVDLTVEERNLLSVGYKNVIGSRRASWRIFSSIEQKEAVKGNDVNVKRIKDYMEKVELELTSICIDIMSVLDEHLIPSASEGESTVFFNKMKGDYYRYLAEFKSGDERKEAADQSLKAYEIATTSAAAKLPPTHPIRLGLALNFSVFYYEIMNSPERACHLAKEAFDEAISELDSLNEESYKDSTLILQLLRDNLTLWTSDIPEEGDDAHKTNGSAKHGAGGDDAE, via the exons ATGGAATCTGCCAAAGAGCGTGACACTTTCGTCTACCTCGCTAAGATATCTGAACAAGCTGAGCGCTATGAAG AGATGGTGGAGTCGATGAAGAACCTTGCGAAGCTGAACGTTGATCTAACGGTGGAAGAGAGGAACTTGCTCTCTGTTGGATACAAGAACGTGATCGGTTCGAGGAGAGCTTCGTGGAGGATCTTCTCGTCGATCGAGCAGAAAGAAGCAGTGAAAGGGAACGATGTTAATGTAAAGAGGATCAAAGATTATATGGAGAAGGTTGAGTTAGAGCTCACAAGTATATGCATTGACATAATGTCTGTGTTGGACGAGCATCTGATCCCATCTGCTTCTGAGGGTGAATCAACTGTCTTCTTCAACAAGAT GAAAGGTGATTATTACCGCTATCTTGCTGAATTCAAATCAGGGGATGAGAGGAAAGAGGCTGCTGATCAGTCTTTGAAAGCCTATGAG ATTGCTACTACTTCTGCTGCGGCTAAACTCCCTCCTACCCATCCTATCAGATTGGGCTTGGCATTGAATTTCTCTGTGTTCTACTACGAGATCATGAACTCACCTGAAAG GGCATGTCACCTTGCTAAGGAGGCGTTTGATGAAGCAATCTCAGAGCTTGACAGTCTGAATGAGGAATCTTACAAAGATAGCACTTTGATTTTGCAACTCCTTAGGGACAATCTGACCTTGTGGACTTCTGACATTCCAGAAGAAGGAG ATGATGCCCATAAGACGAATGGTTCTGCTAAACACGGTGCAGGTGGAGACGATGCAGAG TGA
- the LOC103858023 gene encoding 14-3-3-like protein GF14 mu isoform X1, whose translation MESAKERDTFVYLAKISEQAERYEEMVESMKNLAKLNVDLTVEERNLLSVGYKNVIGSRRASWRIFSSIEQKEAVKGNDVNVKRIKDYMEKVELELTSICIDIMSVLDEHLIPSASEGESTVFFNKMKGDYYRYLAEFKSGDERKEAADQSLKAYEIATTSAAAKLPPTHPIRLGLALNFSVFYYEIMNSPERACHLAKEAFDEAISELDSLNEESYKDSTLILQLLRDNLTLWTSDIPEEGADDAHKTNGSAKHGAGGDDAE comes from the exons ATGGAATCTGCCAAAGAGCGTGACACTTTCGTCTACCTCGCTAAGATATCTGAACAAGCTGAGCGCTATGAAG AGATGGTGGAGTCGATGAAGAACCTTGCGAAGCTGAACGTTGATCTAACGGTGGAAGAGAGGAACTTGCTCTCTGTTGGATACAAGAACGTGATCGGTTCGAGGAGAGCTTCGTGGAGGATCTTCTCGTCGATCGAGCAGAAAGAAGCAGTGAAAGGGAACGATGTTAATGTAAAGAGGATCAAAGATTATATGGAGAAGGTTGAGTTAGAGCTCACAAGTATATGCATTGACATAATGTCTGTGTTGGACGAGCATCTGATCCCATCTGCTTCTGAGGGTGAATCAACTGTCTTCTTCAACAAGAT GAAAGGTGATTATTACCGCTATCTTGCTGAATTCAAATCAGGGGATGAGAGGAAAGAGGCTGCTGATCAGTCTTTGAAAGCCTATGAG ATTGCTACTACTTCTGCTGCGGCTAAACTCCCTCCTACCCATCCTATCAGATTGGGCTTGGCATTGAATTTCTCTGTGTTCTACTACGAGATCATGAACTCACCTGAAAG GGCATGTCACCTTGCTAAGGAGGCGTTTGATGAAGCAATCTCAGAGCTTGACAGTCTGAATGAGGAATCTTACAAAGATAGCACTTTGATTTTGCAACTCCTTAGGGACAATCTGACCTTGTGGACTTCTGACATTCCAGAAGAAGGAG CAGATGATGCCCATAAGACGAATGGTTCTGCTAAACACGGTGCAGGTGGAGACGATGCAGAG TGA
- the LOC103858028 gene encoding uncharacterized protein LOC103858028 isoform X1: MSLKREFRKSRYSRLLFCQHKKGSSSSASANDYPSSSSGKRKRLSDRRGDSLDLFPSWNLEREAADMLLERLSKKPPSLVDLCVRLAIDNVRYIGYVGGVDFQLLEKILQHCTLEQLMHIEDSTPVRLLTDTDLSPVTNELWKRFYEKQYGAKNLSFVMEKMERSKVSFKWRELYEAKLKVVEEDEKEAVDRLKQRYKNEDARKQSRQTKLCAKTPPMKKPFWGNSGTSYNLSNVKSNIMKKAKLDVLKSQEVKNLTAIKRNSIQKGFSSSPPKRTGLSANLPSTSRSNSCGEQVKNLTAVKRNTTQKPFSISAPKRTGLSSTAPSTSRSGEGNVPPKRINSLLGTAPSTSRSNSYGEGNLPPKRINSLTGTAPPTSRSNFGEGKLHPKRNSLPGVAPSTSRNTATKRKHVM, encoded by the exons ATGAGTTTAAAACGCGAGTTTAGAAAATCGCGTTATTCTAGACTTTTATTTTGTCAACACAAAAAAGGCTCATCGTCATCGGCGTCTGCTAACGAttatccatcttcttcttcgggGAAGAGGAAACGTCTCTCCGATCGCCGAGGAGATTCTCTGGACCTGTTTCCTTCGTGG AATTTGGAAAGAGAAGCTGCTGATATGTTGCTTGAGAGGCTCTCCAAGAAACCACCTTCGCTTGTTGATCTATGCGTTAGGTTAGCTATTGATAATGTACGCTACATTGGGTACGTTGGTGGCGTTGATTTTCAGCTCCTTGAGAAGATCCTGCAGCACTGTACGTTAGAACAGCTCATGCATATAGAGGATTCTACTCCAGTAAGATTGTTAACT gacACGGATCTTAGTCCAGTGACCAATGAGTTATGGAAGAGGTTTTATGAGAAGCAGTATGGTGCGAAGAACTTGAGTTTTGTCATGGAGAAGATGGAGCGGAGTAAAGTCAGTTTTAAGTGGAGAGAGTTATATGAG GCAAAATTGAAAGTTGTGGAAGAAGATGAGAAGGAAGCTGTTGATCGACTGAAGCAACGTTACAAGAATGAAGATGCGA GGAAACAAAGTCGTCAAACTAAGCTCTGCGCAAAAACTCCTCCAATGAAAAAACCTTTCTGGG GTAATAGTGGAACAAGTTACAATCTTTCGAATGTCAAGAGCAACATCATGAAGAAGGCCAAACTAGATGTTTTAAAGAG TCAAGAAGTGAAGAATCTCACTGCAATTAAGAGGAACAGTATTCAGAAAGGTTTCAG TAGTTCTCCTCCAAAGAGAACCGGCTTATCTGCAAACCTGCCTTCAACTTCAAGAAGCAACTCTTGCGGCGAACAAGTGAAAAATCTCACTGCAGTTAAAAGGAACACAACCCAAAAGCCTTTCAG TATTTCTGCTCCAAAGAGGACCGGCCTATCCTCGACTGCGCCTTCAACTTCAAGAAGTGGTGAAGGGAATGTACCTCCAAAGAGGATCAACAGCCTTCTTGGGACTGCTCCTTCAACTTCAAGAAGCAACTCTTATGGTGAAGGGAATCTACCTCCGAAGAGGATCAACAGCCTTACTGGGACTGCTCCTCCAACTTCACGAAGCAACTTTGGTGAAGGAAAACTACATCCAAAGAGGAACAGCCTTCCTGGGGTTGCTCCGTCAACTTCAAGAAATACAGCCACCAAAAGAAAACATGTAATGTAA
- the LOC103858028 gene encoding uncharacterized protein LOC103858028 isoform X2, which produces MSLKREFRKSRYSRLLFCQHKKGSSSSASANDYPSSSSGKRKRLSDRRGDSLDLFPSWNLEREAADMLLERLSKKPPSLVDLCVRLAIDNVRYIGYVGGVDFQLLEKILQHCTLEQLMHIEDSTPVRLLTDTDLSPVTNELWKRFYEKQYGAKNLSFVMEKMERSKVSFKWRELYEAKLKVVEEDEKEAVDRLKQRYKNEDARKQSRQTKLCAKTPPMKKPFWGNSGTSYNLSNVKSNIMKKAKLDVLKSQEVKNLTAIKRNSIQKGFSSPPKRTGLSANLPSTSRSNSCGEQVKNLTAVKRNTTQKPFSISAPKRTGLSSTAPSTSRSGEGNVPPKRINSLLGTAPSTSRSNSYGEGNLPPKRINSLTGTAPPTSRSNFGEGKLHPKRNSLPGVAPSTSRNTATKRKHVM; this is translated from the exons ATGAGTTTAAAACGCGAGTTTAGAAAATCGCGTTATTCTAGACTTTTATTTTGTCAACACAAAAAAGGCTCATCGTCATCGGCGTCTGCTAACGAttatccatcttcttcttcgggGAAGAGGAAACGTCTCTCCGATCGCCGAGGAGATTCTCTGGACCTGTTTCCTTCGTGG AATTTGGAAAGAGAAGCTGCTGATATGTTGCTTGAGAGGCTCTCCAAGAAACCACCTTCGCTTGTTGATCTATGCGTTAGGTTAGCTATTGATAATGTACGCTACATTGGGTACGTTGGTGGCGTTGATTTTCAGCTCCTTGAGAAGATCCTGCAGCACTGTACGTTAGAACAGCTCATGCATATAGAGGATTCTACTCCAGTAAGATTGTTAACT gacACGGATCTTAGTCCAGTGACCAATGAGTTATGGAAGAGGTTTTATGAGAAGCAGTATGGTGCGAAGAACTTGAGTTTTGTCATGGAGAAGATGGAGCGGAGTAAAGTCAGTTTTAAGTGGAGAGAGTTATATGAG GCAAAATTGAAAGTTGTGGAAGAAGATGAGAAGGAAGCTGTTGATCGACTGAAGCAACGTTACAAGAATGAAGATGCGA GGAAACAAAGTCGTCAAACTAAGCTCTGCGCAAAAACTCCTCCAATGAAAAAACCTTTCTGGG GTAATAGTGGAACAAGTTACAATCTTTCGAATGTCAAGAGCAACATCATGAAGAAGGCCAAACTAGATGTTTTAAAGAG TCAAGAAGTGAAGAATCTCACTGCAATTAAGAGGAACAGTATTCAGAAAGGTTTCAG TTCTCCTCCAAAGAGAACCGGCTTATCTGCAAACCTGCCTTCAACTTCAAGAAGCAACTCTTGCGGCGAACAAGTGAAAAATCTCACTGCAGTTAAAAGGAACACAACCCAAAAGCCTTTCAG TATTTCTGCTCCAAAGAGGACCGGCCTATCCTCGACTGCGCCTTCAACTTCAAGAAGTGGTGAAGGGAATGTACCTCCAAAGAGGATCAACAGCCTTCTTGGGACTGCTCCTTCAACTTCAAGAAGCAACTCTTATGGTGAAGGGAATCTACCTCCGAAGAGGATCAACAGCCTTACTGGGACTGCTCCTCCAACTTCACGAAGCAACTTTGGTGAAGGAAAACTACATCCAAAGAGGAACAGCCTTCCTGGGGTTGCTCCGTCAACTTCAAGAAATACAGCCACCAAAAGAAAACATGTAATGTAA
- the LOC103858028 gene encoding uncharacterized protein LOC103858028 isoform X4, which produces MSLKREFRKSRYSRLLFCQHKKGSSSSASANDYPSSSSGKRKRLSDRRGDSLDLFPSWNLEREAADMLLERLSKKPPSLVDLCVRLAIDNVRYIGYVGGVDFQLLEKILQHCTLEQLMHIEDSTPDTDLSPVTNELWKRFYEKQYGAKNLSFVMEKMERSKVSFKWRELYEAKLKVVEEDEKEAVDRLKQRYKNEDARKQSRQTKLCAKTPPMKKPFWGNSGTSYNLSNVKSNIMKKAKLDVLKSQEVKNLTAIKRNSIQKGFSSPPKRTGLSANLPSTSRSNSCGEQVKNLTAVKRNTTQKPFSISAPKRTGLSSTAPSTSRSGEGNVPPKRINSLLGTAPSTSRSNSYGEGNLPPKRINSLTGTAPPTSRSNFGEGKLHPKRNSLPGVAPSTSRNTATKRKHVM; this is translated from the exons ATGAGTTTAAAACGCGAGTTTAGAAAATCGCGTTATTCTAGACTTTTATTTTGTCAACACAAAAAAGGCTCATCGTCATCGGCGTCTGCTAACGAttatccatcttcttcttcgggGAAGAGGAAACGTCTCTCCGATCGCCGAGGAGATTCTCTGGACCTGTTTCCTTCGTGG AATTTGGAAAGAGAAGCTGCTGATATGTTGCTTGAGAGGCTCTCCAAGAAACCACCTTCGCTTGTTGATCTATGCGTTAGGTTAGCTATTGATAATGTACGCTACATTGGGTACGTTGGTGGCGTTGATTTTCAGCTCCTTGAGAAGATCCTGCAGCACTGTACGTTAGAACAGCTCATGCATATAGAGGATTCTACTCCA gacACGGATCTTAGTCCAGTGACCAATGAGTTATGGAAGAGGTTTTATGAGAAGCAGTATGGTGCGAAGAACTTGAGTTTTGTCATGGAGAAGATGGAGCGGAGTAAAGTCAGTTTTAAGTGGAGAGAGTTATATGAG GCAAAATTGAAAGTTGTGGAAGAAGATGAGAAGGAAGCTGTTGATCGACTGAAGCAACGTTACAAGAATGAAGATGCGA GGAAACAAAGTCGTCAAACTAAGCTCTGCGCAAAAACTCCTCCAATGAAAAAACCTTTCTGGG GTAATAGTGGAACAAGTTACAATCTTTCGAATGTCAAGAGCAACATCATGAAGAAGGCCAAACTAGATGTTTTAAAGAG TCAAGAAGTGAAGAATCTCACTGCAATTAAGAGGAACAGTATTCAGAAAGGTTTCAG TTCTCCTCCAAAGAGAACCGGCTTATCTGCAAACCTGCCTTCAACTTCAAGAAGCAACTCTTGCGGCGAACAAGTGAAAAATCTCACTGCAGTTAAAAGGAACACAACCCAAAAGCCTTTCAG TATTTCTGCTCCAAAGAGGACCGGCCTATCCTCGACTGCGCCTTCAACTTCAAGAAGTGGTGAAGGGAATGTACCTCCAAAGAGGATCAACAGCCTTCTTGGGACTGCTCCTTCAACTTCAAGAAGCAACTCTTATGGTGAAGGGAATCTACCTCCGAAGAGGATCAACAGCCTTACTGGGACTGCTCCTCCAACTTCACGAAGCAACTTTGGTGAAGGAAAACTACATCCAAAGAGGAACAGCCTTCCTGGGGTTGCTCCGTCAACTTCAAGAAATACAGCCACCAAAAGAAAACATGTAATGTAA
- the LOC103858027 gene encoding multiprotein-bridging factor 1a, with protein MAGVGPMTQDWEPVVIRKRAPNSAAKRDEKTVNAARRSGADIESVRKYNAGTNKAASSGTSLNTKRLDDDTENLAHERVPTELKKAIMQARTDKKLTQSQLAQIINEKPQVIQEYESGKAIPNQQILSKLERALGAKLRGKK; from the exons atgGCAGGAGTTGGACCGATGACGCAAGATTGGGAGCCGGTGGTGATCCGAAAGAGAGCCCCTAACTCCGCCGCCAAGCGCGACGAGAAAACCGTCAACGCCGCTCGTCGTTCCGGCGCCGATATCGAATCCGTCAGAAAAT ACAATGCTGGTACCAACAAGGCAGCCTCAAGTGGCACTTCTCTCAACACCAAGAGGCTTGATGACGACACTGAGAACCTCGCTC ATGAGCGTGTGCCTACTGAGCTTAAGAAAGCCATTATGCAAGCTCGAACTGACAAGAAGCTTACCCAATCCCAGCTTGCTcaa ATCATCAATGAGAAGCCACAAGTGATCCAAGAGTACGAGTCTGGCAAAGCAATCCCCAACCAGCAGATCCTTTCCAAGCTGGAGAGAGCACTCGGAGCTAAACTCCGTGGTAAGAAGTGA
- the LOC103858024 gene encoding protein LIGHT-DEPENDENT SHORT HYPOCOTYLS 10 translates to MSSPRDRGKSLMESSGSEPPVTPSRYESQKRRDWNTFGQYLKNQRPPVPMSHCNCNHVLDFLRYLDQFGKTKVHVPGCMFYGQPEPPAPCTCPLRQAWGSLDALIGRLRAAYEENGGSPETNPFASGAIRVYLREVRECQAKARGIPYKKKKKKQPTTEMVGGRDDFSSSSSSFSFS, encoded by the coding sequence ATGTCATCTCCTAGAGATAGAGGAAAGAGCTTGATGGAATCATCAGGATCAGAGCCACCGGTGACACCAAGCCGTTACGAGTCACAGAAGAGACGCGACTGGAACACATTCGGACAGTATTTGAAGAACCAGAGACCGCCGGTTCCCATGTCACACTGCAACTGCAACCACGTGCTTGATTTCCTAAGGTACTTAGACCAGTTCGGTAAGACAAAGGTGCACGTTCCTGGCTGTATGTTCTACGGCCAGCCTGAGCCACCAGCTCCTTGCACGTGCCCTCTCAGACAAGCTTGGGGAAGTCTCGACGCTTTGATCGGACGGCTGAGAGCGGCTTACGAGGAGAACGGTGGTTCTCCGGAAACAAACCCTTTCGCTAGTGGAGCAATAAGGGTTTATCTGCGGGAGGTTAGGGAGTGTCAGGCTAAGGCTAGAGGTATTCcttacaagaagaagaagaagaagcagccaacTACGGAGATGGTTGGTGGAAGAGACGacttttcttcttcctcctcttccttcAGCTTCTCTTAA
- the LOC103858028 gene encoding uncharacterized protein LOC103858028 isoform X3, with amino-acid sequence MSLKREFRKSRYSRLLFCQHKKGSSSSASANDYPSSSSGKRKRLSDRRGDSLDLFPSWNLEREAADMLLERLSKKPPSLVDLCVRLAIDNVRYIGYVGGVDFQLLEKILQHCTLEQLMHIEDSTPDTDLSPVTNELWKRFYEKQYGAKNLSFVMEKMERSKVSFKWRELYEAKLKVVEEDEKEAVDRLKQRYKNEDARKQSRQTKLCAKTPPMKKPFWGNSGTSYNLSNVKSNIMKKAKLDVLKSQEVKNLTAIKRNSIQKGFSSSPPKRTGLSANLPSTSRSNSCGEQVKNLTAVKRNTTQKPFSISAPKRTGLSSTAPSTSRSGEGNVPPKRINSLLGTAPSTSRSNSYGEGNLPPKRINSLTGTAPPTSRSNFGEGKLHPKRNSLPGVAPSTSRNTATKRKHVM; translated from the exons ATGAGTTTAAAACGCGAGTTTAGAAAATCGCGTTATTCTAGACTTTTATTTTGTCAACACAAAAAAGGCTCATCGTCATCGGCGTCTGCTAACGAttatccatcttcttcttcgggGAAGAGGAAACGTCTCTCCGATCGCCGAGGAGATTCTCTGGACCTGTTTCCTTCGTGG AATTTGGAAAGAGAAGCTGCTGATATGTTGCTTGAGAGGCTCTCCAAGAAACCACCTTCGCTTGTTGATCTATGCGTTAGGTTAGCTATTGATAATGTACGCTACATTGGGTACGTTGGTGGCGTTGATTTTCAGCTCCTTGAGAAGATCCTGCAGCACTGTACGTTAGAACAGCTCATGCATATAGAGGATTCTACTCCA gacACGGATCTTAGTCCAGTGACCAATGAGTTATGGAAGAGGTTTTATGAGAAGCAGTATGGTGCGAAGAACTTGAGTTTTGTCATGGAGAAGATGGAGCGGAGTAAAGTCAGTTTTAAGTGGAGAGAGTTATATGAG GCAAAATTGAAAGTTGTGGAAGAAGATGAGAAGGAAGCTGTTGATCGACTGAAGCAACGTTACAAGAATGAAGATGCGA GGAAACAAAGTCGTCAAACTAAGCTCTGCGCAAAAACTCCTCCAATGAAAAAACCTTTCTGGG GTAATAGTGGAACAAGTTACAATCTTTCGAATGTCAAGAGCAACATCATGAAGAAGGCCAAACTAGATGTTTTAAAGAG TCAAGAAGTGAAGAATCTCACTGCAATTAAGAGGAACAGTATTCAGAAAGGTTTCAG TAGTTCTCCTCCAAAGAGAACCGGCTTATCTGCAAACCTGCCTTCAACTTCAAGAAGCAACTCTTGCGGCGAACAAGTGAAAAATCTCACTGCAGTTAAAAGGAACACAACCCAAAAGCCTTTCAG TATTTCTGCTCCAAAGAGGACCGGCCTATCCTCGACTGCGCCTTCAACTTCAAGAAGTGGTGAAGGGAATGTACCTCCAAAGAGGATCAACAGCCTTCTTGGGACTGCTCCTTCAACTTCAAGAAGCAACTCTTATGGTGAAGGGAATCTACCTCCGAAGAGGATCAACAGCCTTACTGGGACTGCTCCTCCAACTTCACGAAGCAACTTTGGTGAAGGAAAACTACATCCAAAGAGGAACAGCCTTCCTGGGGTTGCTCCGTCAACTTCAAGAAATACAGCCACCAAAAGAAAACATGTAATGTAA
- the LOC103858025 gene encoding protein PHOSPHATE STARVATION RESPONSE 1, whose protein sequence is MDGTSSREKCAMWLDLNREEAVEKYNEEESSVEDEDQQVTSSNNVRQYVRSNMPRLRWTPDLHLSFVRAVQRLGGPHRATPKMVLQMMNLKGLSIAHVKSHLQMYRSKKLEATSLHEVGAMMGAQRNYLLDMIDIPYGGLRHACYPKTVPSRVHNQGTVFTNLGANFVMRPSSWCNRLSGNELHGVRGGLNNRDSLESKTLPLLEIRRTTPEKRVREEAAREVSSLKRSKPMPGDGINTMLSLSLFSTSSGESP, encoded by the exons ATGGACGGAACATCTTCGCGGGAGAAATGCGCCATGTGGCTTGACCTAAACAGAGAAGAGGCTGTGGAGAAGTACAATGAAGAAGAGTCGTCAGTTGAAGACGAAGACCAACAAGTCACAAGTAGTAATAACGTGAGACAGTATGTTCGGTCCAACATGCCTCGTCTTCGTTGGACACCTGATCTTCATCTTTCCTTCGTCCGGGCAGTCCAACGACTTGGCGGTCCACACA GGGCAACACCTAAAATGGTTCTTCAGATGATGAATCTAAAAGGATTGAGCATTGCACATGTCAAGAGTCACTTGCAG ATGTATCGGAGTAAGAAGCTCGAGGCAACGTCTCTACATG AGGTTGGAGCGATGATGGGAGCACAAAGAAACTATTTGTTAGACATGATTGATATCCCTTATGGTGGTTTAAGACATGCGTGTTATCCTAAAACAGTTCCTTCAAG GGTACACAACCAAGGCACGGTCTTCACAAATCTTGGAGCTAACTTTGTAATGCGACCTTCAAGCTGGTGTAACAGGTTAAGTGGAAATGAGTTGCATGGTGTCCGTGGTGGACTTAACAACAGAGACAGCTTGGAGAGCAAGACTCTGCCTCTGCTTGAG ATTAGGAGGACGACCCCAGAGAAAAGAGTCCGAGAAGAAGCGGCAAGAGAAGTATCATCTCTCAAACGATCAAAACCAATGCCTGGAGATGGGATCAACACGATGCTCTCGCTGTCTCTGTTCTCGACATCATCAGGAGAGTCACCGTAG
- the LOC103858022 gene encoding inactive TPR repeat-containing thioredoxin TTL3, which translates to MSHSRRLSLEPAIDSSTSRRFRDSLTLQRHDDDVNKPDFRELDLGSPVSTLTPRVSSSSAAATPTSSSGSSGSVSGKPSVTSQMVKSHSGEISRSAMPTTTTRNLKPGHRRSSSTGTPLIFSGSSFYSGASQSSGATSAVSPSPTVLPAGNICPSGRILKTGMATRSSTRAETLWTGTGNYGHGNVVKSGGGSTGKTNHAVANGESLEELKRLGNDMYRRGSFTEALSFYDRAISLSPENASYRSNRAAALTALRRLGEAVKECLEAVRLDPSYSRAHQRLASLYLRLGEAENARRHLCFSGQCPDQADLQRLQTLEKHLRRCWEARKIGDWRTAVKETDAAIANGADSSPQLVACKAEALLRLNQIEESEFCLSCIPRLDHHQSQAKLFGMVAEAYVLCIQAQVDMALGRFENGVIKAERASMLDQTNPELVSVLNNVKMVAKARSRGNELFSSGRYSEASVAYGDGLKYDGSNSVLYCNRAACWYKLGLWEKSVEDCNQALKIHSGYIKALLRRAASYGKLGRWEDAVRDYEFVRRELPGDSEVAESLERAKTALSQESKSLGFNNEVEAVSSLDKFKNSVSLPGVSVFHFKSSSNRQCEEISPYVNTLCLRYPLVHFFMVDVEESLALAKAESIRKVPTFKMYKNGDKVKEMICPSHQFLEDSIKHFLL; encoded by the exons ATGTCTCATTCTAGAAGGCTTTCGTTAGAACCTGCCATAGACTCATCAACCTCAAGAAGGTTTCGTGACTCTTTGACTTTACAGAGACACGACGATGACGTCAACAAACCAGACTTCAGAGAACTCGATCTCGGCTCTCCTGTCTCCACCTTAACGCCACGTGTCTCCTCCTCCTCAGCTGCGGCGACTCCCACCAGCAGCTCCGGCTCCTCAGGCTCTGTTTCTGGCAAACCGTCGGTGACTTCTCAGATGGTGAAAAGCCACTCCGGCGAGATTTCGAGATCCGCAATGCCGACGACGACGACCCGGAATCTCAAACCGGGTCATCGAAGATCCTCCTCCACCGGAACGCCGTTGATCTTCTCCGGCTCTAGCTTCTACTCTGGAGCCAGCCAAAGCTCCGGCGCCACGTCCGCGGTGTCTCCGAGCCCGACCGTTTTACCCGCCGGCAACATTTGCCCGTCGGGTCGGATCTTGAAAACCGGAATGGCGACTCGGAGCTCGACCAGAGCCGAGACTCTGTGGACAGGAACCGGAAACTACGGTCACGGAAACGTAGTAAAAAGCGGCGGAGGAAGCACCGGAAAGACAAACCACGCGGTGGCGAACGGTGAAAGCTTGGAGGAGCTGAAGAGACTAGGGAACGATATGTATAGAAGAGGAAGCTTCACAGAAGCTCTGTCGTTTTACGACAGAGCAATCTCACTGTCGCCGGAGAATGCTTCTTACAGAAGCAACCGCGCGGCGgcgttaacggcgttaagacgGTTAGGAGAAGCCGTTAAAGAGTGTCTTGAAGCTGTGAGGCTTGATCCGTCTTACTCTAGAGCTCACCAAAGACTAGCTTCACTCTATCTCAG ATTGGGAGAAGCTGAGAATGCAAGGCGACATCTTTGTTTCTCCGGTCAATGTCCGGACCAAGCTGATCTCCAACGGCTGCAGACGCTGGAGAAGCATCTCCGGCGTTGCTGGGAGGCTAGGAAGATCGGAGATTGGAGAACCGCGGTTAAGGAAACAGATGCAGCCATTGCAAACGGTGCTGATTCGTCTCCTCAG CTTGTAGCTTGTAAAGCTGAAGCTTTGTTGCGTCTTAACCAAATAGAGGAATCAGAGTTTTGTCTTTCTTGCATTCCGAGATTGGATCATCATCAATCACAGGCCAAACTATTTGGTATGGTAGCTGAAGCTTATGTGCTATGTATCCAAGCTCAAGTTGATATGGCATTAGGAAG ATTTGAGAACGGTGTTATAAAGGCAGAGAGAGCTTCCATGCTTGATCAGACCAATCCGGAACTCGTGTCGGTTTTAAACAATGTCAAGATGGTTGCCAAGGCGCGTAGTCGTGGTAATGAGCTGTTTAGTTCGGGGAGATACTCTGAAGCTAGTGTAGCTTATGGAGACGGTCTTAAGTACGATGGGTCCAACTCGGTTCTGTACTGTAACAGAGCAGCGTGTTGGTATAAGCTCGGTTTGTGGGAGAAGTCTGTTGAAGACTGTAACCAAGCGCTTAAAATCCACTCTGGTTACATCAAGGCACTTCTACGAAGGGCTGCTTCATATGGAAAG CTTGGTCGATGGGAAGATGCGGTTAGAGACTATGAGTTTGTGAGAAGGGAACTACCAGGAGATAGTGAAGTTGCAGAGTCTCTAGAGAGAGCGAAAACCGCGCTAAGTCAAGAATCTAAAAGCTTGGGATTCAATAACGAAGTTGAAGCAGTTTCATCTTTGGATAAGTTCAAGAACTCAGTTTCACTTCCTG GTGTCTCTGTGTTTCATTTCAAATCATCATCAAACCGACAATGCGAAGAGATCTCTCCTTACGTCAACACTTTATGCCTCCGGTAtccattagtacatttcttcatg GTGGATGTGGAGGAGAGCTTGGCGTTGGCCAAGGCAGAGAGTATCAGGAAAGTTCCAACGTTTAAGATGTACAAGAACGGAGACAAAGTGAAGGAGATGATATGTCCGAGCCACCAGTTTCTAGAGGACTCTATAAAGCACTTCCTCTTATAA